One segment of Deltaproteobacteria bacterium DNA contains the following:
- a CDS encoding NADH-quinone oxidoreductase subunit C: MMTERQQSAVLAKLAEKFGEAVVSTHSDFGDDTALVRRERIVEICTFLRDDPACLFDFAMDLTGVDYLGETPRFEVVYHLYSLEKKHRVRIKVRLHEDDPTIDSVVSVWPGLNWYEREAYDMYGIVFRNHPNLIRILMYEAFVGHPLRKDYPKAKRQPTVGPQE; the protein is encoded by the coding sequence ATGATGACGGAACGGCAACAAAGCGCGGTTCTTGCGAAGCTGGCCGAGAAGTTCGGCGAAGCCGTCGTATCGACGCATTCCGATTTCGGGGACGACACGGCGCTCGTGCGCAGGGAGCGGATCGTCGAGATCTGCACCTTCCTGCGCGACGACCCGGCTTGCCTGTTCGACTTCGCGATGGACCTGACCGGAGTGGATTATCTCGGGGAGACCCCCCGGTTCGAGGTGGTCTACCACCTCTATTCCCTGGAGAAGAAGCACCGGGTGCGGATCAAGGTAAGGCTGCACGAAGACGACCCGACGATCGACTCCGTGGTTTCAGTGTGGCCGGGTTTGAACTGGTACGAACGCGAAGCCTACGACATGTACGGCATCGTTTTCCGCAACCACCCGAACCTCATAAGGATTCTCATGTACGAAGCATTCGTCGGCCACCCGTTGCGCAAGGATTATCCGAAGGCGAAACGGCAGCCCACCGTGGGGCCGCAGGAGTAA